A section of the candidate division KSB1 bacterium genome encodes:
- a CDS encoding energy transducer TonB — MIAVIDSNARVERAWVQDGGFMAGYGLEAAAIEAVRSTPFTPAKYNGKPVSVQIGIPVIFKLDARVAYDTPPTDAPGRIRGAAAQLGPP, encoded by the coding sequence GTGATTGCAGTGATCGACAGCAATGCACGCGTCGAGCGCGCATGGGTACAAGACGGTGGATTCATGGCGGGGTACGGCTTGGAAGCGGCGGCCATTGAGGCGGTCCGTAGCACACCTTTCACCCCCGCAAAATACAACGGAAAACCGGTGTCAGTGCAGATTGGGATACCAGTCATCTTCAAGCTCGATGCAAGGGTCGCCTACGACACTCCACCGACCGACGCCCCGGGGAGGATTCGAGGAGCTGCAGCGCAACTTGGTCCACCCTGA
- a CDS encoding energy transducer TonB yields the protein MEGKVLVRVLVDKEGRVVSATVQQSLEPSCDEAAVPAVRATSWSPALKDGKPVEASTSVPVVFRLKNE from the coding sequence GTGGAAGGCAAAGTCCTAGTCCGGGTCTTGGTCGACAAGGAGGGACGCGTTGTCTCGGCAACCGTACAGCAGTCGTTAGAGCCAAGCTGCGACGAAGCGGCCGTCCCCGCGGTGAGGGCAACCAGCTGGTCGCCCGCCCTCAAGGACGGCAAGCCAGTGGAGGCGAGTACCTCGGTGCCGGTCGTTTTTCGCCTAAAGAACGAGTAG
- a CDS encoding sodium:solute symporter, translated as MGFSAIDYVLLLLYLVSIACFGIWMGRRQRDARDYFLGSRTLPWPAVCFSVVAAETSTLTFISIPGLAYLTNLSFLQVTFGYLLGRIVVSVLLLPAYARGEVSTAYAFLERRFGQKTRRFASLVFLFTRLAADGVRLFATAIPLKFILNVDYPVAIGILAVVAFAYTFAGGVRSVIWIDAVQMFIYLGGALATAAIILTHSEGGVTATFSRLLAEGKLQVFDLGFGKAFLQKPYSLPAGLLGGALLSMASHGTDQLIVQRILTTRNIANARKALIGTGIIIIGQFAIFLIAGALLYAHFAGAPLASLGLLRSDEVFPYFIVHALPSGVAGPVIAGLLAAALSTLAGSMSSMASSVVFDLGRMGRADERAGSGLRLARLATAGAAAALVLSALLFMSSTRAVVETALSIASFTYGGLLGTFLLGIFSRKASQEDALAAFVAGILVMITVISLKLVAWTWFTFIGVVTTLAVGKLLSALSEGRSEARP; from the coding sequence ATGGGCTTTTCTGCCATTGACTACGTGCTGCTTCTGCTCTATTTGGTGTCCATTGCTTGCTTTGGCATCTGGATGGGGCGCAGGCAAAGAGACGCGCGAGACTATTTTCTCGGCAGCCGCACCCTCCCCTGGCCGGCGGTCTGTTTCTCGGTGGTGGCAGCCGAGACCAGTACGCTCACCTTCATCAGCATTCCGGGTTTGGCATACTTGACCAACCTGTCGTTCTTACAGGTGACCTTCGGCTACCTGCTTGGGCGCATCGTGGTCAGTGTGCTTCTTCTTCCAGCCTACGCCCGTGGAGAGGTGAGCACCGCCTATGCCTTCTTGGAGCGGCGTTTCGGCCAAAAGACGCGGCGCTTTGCCTCGCTGGTCTTCCTCTTCACCCGCCTGGCTGCCGATGGGGTCCGCCTCTTTGCCACTGCCATCCCCCTCAAGTTCATCCTGAATGTGGACTACCCGGTGGCGATCGGCATCCTGGCGGTGGTGGCATTTGCCTACACCTTTGCCGGCGGCGTGCGCAGCGTGATCTGGATCGATGCCGTGCAGATGTTCATCTACCTCGGCGGGGCCTTGGCAACTGCGGCCATCATTTTGACACACAGCGAAGGGGGAGTGACTGCCACCTTCAGTCGGCTGCTCGCAGAGGGGAAGCTGCAGGTGTTCGATCTTGGCTTTGGCAAGGCCTTCCTCCAAAAGCCCTATTCATTGCCTGCGGGTCTGCTGGGAGGGGCTCTGCTCTCCATGGCCTCCCATGGCACCGACCAGCTCATCGTGCAGCGCATCTTGACCACCAGGAACATTGCCAATGCCCGCAAGGCGCTGATCGGCACCGGGATAATCATCATCGGGCAATTTGCGATTTTCCTGATAGCGGGCGCGCTGCTCTACGCACATTTTGCAGGGGCGCCGCTTGCGAGCCTTGGTCTGCTGCGGTCAGATGAGGTCTTTCCCTACTTCATCGTGCACGCTCTGCCCAGCGGTGTGGCGGGGCCGGTCATTGCCGGCCTGTTGGCTGCGGCCCTTTCCACCTTGGCCGGTTCCATGAGCTCCATGGCGTCGTCGGTGGTCTTCGACCTGGGGCGAATGGGCCGCGCAGACGAGCGTGCCGGCTCAGGGCTGCGCTTGGCTCGCCTGGCCACGGCTGGCGCTGCAGCAGCGCTGGTCTTGTCGGCGTTGCTCTTCATGAGCTCCACGCGCGCGGTGGTGGAAACGGCGCTGAGCATTGCCTCCTTCACCTACGGAGGACTCTTGGGCACCTTCCTCCTGGGCATCTTCTCACGGAAGGCGAGTCAAGAGGACGCCCTGGCCGCCTTTGTGGCCGGCATCCTGGTGATGATTACGGTCATTTCCCTCAAGCTGGTGGCTTGGACTTGGTTCACCTTCATTGGTGTCGTGACCACCTTGGCCGTTGGCAAGCTTCTGTCGGCGCTGTCTGAGGGCAGGTCAGAGGCCAGGCCTTAG
- a CDS encoding T9SS type A sorting domain-containing protein, with translation MRSLIVTMLLPAALAVEAVAQHRIPWGTLSNGGGVSSGTTYCAKVVLGQPGIAQGGGTAYTIRNGFLFILAELTPATGVPAAEGQVPAEFGLGPNFPNPFNPSTTIPFSLKTRCFVTLRLFDGLGREVATLVQGNLEPGRHTVILDGSALPSGVYFYRIEAGPFVALRKATLLK, from the coding sequence ATGAGATCGCTCATCGTCACCATGCTGCTGCCGGCGGCGCTGGCAGTTGAGGCCGTAGCGCAACACCGCATCCCATGGGGCACGCTGTCCAACGGCGGAGGTGTAAGCAGCGGCACCACCTACTGCGCCAAAGTAGTCCTTGGGCAACCAGGCATTGCCCAAGGCGGTGGCACGGCCTACACCATCCGCAACGGCTTCTTGTTCATCCTGGCGGAGCTAACCCCGGCAACTGGCGTACCTGCTGCCGAAGGCCAAGTGCCTGCGGAGTTTGGGTTGGGACCGAACTTCCCCAACCCGTTCAACCCGAGCACGACCATTCCCTTTAGCCTCAAGACCAGGTGCTTCGTCACCTTGCGTCTGTTTGACGGCTTGGGAAGGGAGGTGGCCACTCTGGTGCAGGGGAATCTTGAGCCAGGCCGCCACACAGTCATCCTGGATGGTAGCGCCCTGCCCAGCGGCGTGTACTTCTACAGGATAGAAGCAGGCCCGTTCGTCGCGCTGCGCAAGGCCACGCTGCTGAAGTAG
- a CDS encoding sigma-70 family RNA polymerase sigma factor, translated as MDFSLLPAGSERLHEQGILAIHEEEFLRLLPVDEHRAWQLFVSDYSAFILRLIGHFVTDYDDRMELYLFVCQRLAANRLRRLKRFVCDPYAPCKLTTWLVPVIRNLVIDWFRHKEGRKRPSRCIAALPELTQMVFKYCYQQGYTPGEAFELIRTRHDPRLRFEEVSRALDQIHDALAGAKMWAVARAMLRNAPAYPVEGERASEDRPEIELSAPEAPPDMETQMVQLRRTLQEAIESLPAHEQLLLRLRFEETLSASEIADLLHLRDSRAAYQGIRQAIGHLRKRLHESGWQAEDFSVLLEGERP; from the coding sequence ATGGACTTCTCCCTTCTTCCTGCTGGCAGCGAGCGCCTACACGAGCAGGGTATCCTCGCCATACACGAGGAAGAGTTCCTCCGCCTTCTTCCTGTGGATGAACATCGGGCGTGGCAGCTCTTTGTGAGTGACTACTCCGCGTTCATCCTCCGGCTCATCGGCCATTTCGTCACCGACTATGACGATAGGATGGAGCTCTACCTCTTCGTCTGCCAGAGGTTAGCTGCTAACCGCCTGCGGAGGCTCAAGCGCTTCGTTTGTGACCCGTATGCACCATGCAAGTTGACCACCTGGCTCGTCCCGGTCATCCGCAACCTGGTCATAGATTGGTTTCGCCACAAGGAGGGGCGCAAGCGGCCGAGCAGGTGCATTGCCGCCCTGCCAGAGCTGACGCAGATGGTTTTCAAGTACTGCTATCAGCAGGGGTACACGCCGGGAGAAGCGTTCGAGCTCATCAGAACCAGGCACGACCCGCGCCTGCGCTTTGAGGAGGTGAGCAGAGCCCTCGATCAGATTCACGATGCCTTGGCCGGGGCCAAGATGTGGGCAGTGGCGAGAGCCATGCTGCGCAACGCACCAGCCTATCCCGTGGAAGGCGAGCGTGCGTCAGAGGATCGTCCTGAAATCGAGCTCTCGGCTCCCGAGGCACCGCCGGACATGGAAACACAGATGGTGCAGCTTCGCCGCACCCTGCAGGAAGCCATCGAAAGCCTGCCTGCGCACGAGCAGTTGCTGCTGCGGCTGCGGTTCGAGGAAACCCTTTCGGCCTCGGAGATCGCAGACCTCCTTCATCTGCGCGACAGCCGCGCGGCTTACCAGGGCATCCGCCAGGCCATAGGGCACCTGCGCAAACGGCTCCACGAAAGCGGCTGGCAAGCGGAGGATTTCTCGGTCTTGTTAGAGGGTGAGAGGCCCTAA
- a CDS encoding NAD/NADP octopine/nopaline dehydrogenase family protein, translating to MRSLVLILLLVVLQAVSAWTVATAQEWFSEDFSAPTLSTAWPISTWSGTPWSYHVPSRFSLSAHPGHLRFLLGAMVLDRPQPSFSGYWHYPSLELRRRITGSRWVCLLKVTYFLPLANMREFYTDICFGNPEEPAGLLRLARCRDIEPRFDRHIATVRSGDRAAQASMLHPDDQWGSALFTYYYRIVREGQTLTVQWSADGHAYTTALVFNMGLQMSRSEQWLAIRGTPWFTPSDSFADYIILAPPGGAAESVNSLLEHACAEAAIKTGQSVPASGHARLARLARLVQETEQVTRHLLEEEFKASFVTSRVWVYEEVVSTLFELHQRQPGHGYQREAFRYAARAKARAFLLLLAEGHVRVREGSSPVLLAREQELMEQVASVEARLARSTVTEADKRQLARDLSSAITALGKLRTEIMQENARYAQLSYPEPLPTDSIQNDLRDGQIVVLHPGRTLGAIEFNKVLCDQGCKAEVTVAEAGTFIYASRSDGPAQARVFRIKDAVPLAALPATRTAQVLAALAPVYPQFIDGINVLRTGLDNMGAIFHPALTLLNAGRIESTHGDYEFYIEGVTPSVARVLEALDRERVTVAASLGIRAQTAQEWLKMAYDAEGEDLNEAIHNQPGYYGIKAPSTLNHRYIFEDIPMSLVPIAALGQHYGVSVRGMDAIIRLACIIHRTDYWRRGRTLEKLGINRLSVTELTQFVEDGLRCWEE from the coding sequence GTGCGAAGCCTCGTCCTCATCCTCCTGTTGGTGGTTTTGCAGGCCGTGTCTGCGTGGACAGTGGCCACTGCGCAAGAATGGTTCTCGGAGGACTTTTCCGCCCCAACGCTAAGTACCGCGTGGCCAATATCCACCTGGTCGGGCACGCCGTGGTCGTACCACGTCCCCTCGCGCTTTTCCCTTTCCGCACATCCCGGACATCTCAGGTTCTTGCTCGGCGCCATGGTGTTGGACCGTCCCCAGCCTTCCTTCAGTGGCTATTGGCACTATCCCTCACTTGAGCTCAGGCGAAGAATCACGGGCAGCCGCTGGGTGTGCCTTCTCAAGGTCACCTACTTCCTGCCGCTGGCCAACATGCGCGAGTTCTACACTGACATCTGCTTTGGCAACCCAGAGGAGCCGGCCGGCCTTTTGCGCTTAGCCCGGTGCAGGGACATTGAACCGCGTTTCGACCGGCACATCGCGACAGTGAGAAGTGGCGACCGTGCCGCCCAGGCCTCCATGCTCCACCCGGATGACCAATGGGGCAGCGCGCTCTTCACCTACTACTACCGCATCGTACGAGAAGGCCAGACACTCACCGTGCAATGGAGCGCGGACGGCCATGCGTACACGACCGCCCTCGTTTTCAACATGGGGCTGCAGATGAGCAGGAGCGAGCAGTGGCTGGCCATCCGCGGCACCCCATGGTTCACGCCCTCCGACTCGTTCGCCGACTACATCATCCTTGCGCCCCCGGGTGGAGCAGCAGAATCGGTCAATTCCTTGCTCGAGCACGCCTGTGCCGAGGCAGCTATCAAGACCGGCCAGTCTGTCCCGGCATCCGGTCACGCGCGGCTTGCGCGCTTGGCGCGCCTGGTGCAGGAAACCGAGCAGGTGACCCGCCACCTGCTGGAGGAGGAGTTCAAGGCAAGCTTTGTAACCAGCAGGGTGTGGGTCTACGAGGAGGTGGTTTCCACCCTTTTCGAGTTGCACCAACGCCAGCCTGGACATGGGTACCAGCGAGAGGCCTTTCGCTACGCCGCGAGGGCAAAGGCCCGCGCCTTTCTCCTGCTCCTTGCCGAAGGGCACGTGCGCGTGCGCGAGGGATCTTCACCCGTGCTCCTGGCGCGCGAGCAGGAGCTGATGGAGCAGGTGGCCTCGGTAGAGGCGCGGCTGGCCCGCTCCACCGTCACGGAGGCAGACAAGAGACAGCTGGCGCGGGACCTCTCGTCTGCCATCACCGCGCTCGGAAAGCTGCGCACTGAGATCATGCAGGAGAACGCGCGTTACGCGCAGCTCTCTTACCCCGAGCCGTTGCCCACAGATAGCATCCAGAATGACTTGCGTGATGGGCAGATCGTGGTGCTGCACCCCGGTCGCACCCTGGGCGCCATCGAGTTCAATAAGGTGCTCTGCGACCAGGGCTGCAAGGCGGAGGTCACTGTCGCGGAAGCCGGCACATTCATCTACGCCAGCCGCTCCGACGGCCCGGCCCAGGCGCGCGTCTTCCGCATCAAGGATGCGGTGCCGTTGGCTGCGCTGCCGGCCACGCGCACGGCGCAAGTCCTGGCAGCCCTGGCGCCGGTTTACCCGCAGTTCATTGACGGGATCAATGTGCTGCGCACCGGGCTCGACAATATGGGGGCCATCTTCCACCCGGCCCTGACGTTGCTCAACGCCGGGCGCATCGAGTCCACACACGGCGACTATGAGTTCTATATCGAGGGGGTGACACCGTCGGTGGCGCGGGTGCTGGAGGCGTTGGACCGGGAACGGGTGACTGTAGCGGCGTCGCTGGGCATCCGCGCACAGACCGCCCAAGAGTGGCTCAAGATGGCCTACGACGCCGAAGGTGAAGACCTCAACGAGGCGATCCACAACCAACCGGGCTACTACGGCATTAAGGCGCCCAGTACGCTGAACCATCGTTACATCTTCGAGGACATTCCGATGAGCCTGGTGCCGATCGCGGCGCTGGGCCAACACTATGGCGTCTCGGTGCGTGGGATGGATGCGATCATCCGCCTGGCGTGCATCATCCACCGCACCGACTACTGGCGCCGCGGCCGCACGCTGGAAAAGCTGGGGATCAACCGGCTCAGCGTGACTGAATTGACGCAGTTCGTCGAGGACGGCCTGCGCTGTTGGGAGGAGTAA
- a CDS encoding asparagine synthase-related protein: MSGIAGIERTGARAEVEEMLSRIGHRGPAGREIIETGTATLGLVFSEGETEVGEDLRKRNILRDGEGYSRLAEARSAGDRLTLTRDALGVAPLYYGRKADGALCFASEVKALLPLTGHIQEFLPGSFYDGVQTQTYFRLTQQPPLLISPSRMAQDLRGHLAAAVERHIGNGEVGAWLSGGLDSSAMAALARPHVDRLHTFAAGLAGAPDLAYAAEVAAFIDADHHEVVITLDQMLAALPAVIYHLESFDALLVRSSITNYLVAKAASDYVPAVFSGEGGDELFAGYAYLKALDPAKLPAELIDIIGRLHNTALQRVDRSASAHGTVAHVAFLNPDVVAYALQIPAEFKLRDGVEKWILRRALDGALPERVLNRTKFWEGAGVGELLAEYAEGRVSDADFRAQRALANGWTLNTKEELLYYRIFREHFGELEDLAWMGRTKGAPLDT; encoded by the coding sequence ATGTCTGGTATTGCGGGCATCGAGCGCACGGGCGCGCGAGCAGAAGTAGAGGAAATGTTGAGCCGGATCGGTCATCGCGGGCCGGCTGGCCGAGAGATCATTGAAACGGGAACGGCGACCCTGGGCCTGGTGTTTTCTGAAGGCGAGACCGAGGTAGGCGAAGACCTGCGCAAGCGGAACATCCTGCGGGATGGTGAGGGCTACAGCCGGCTGGCTGAGGCGCGCAGCGCCGGCGACCGGTTGACGTTGACACGCGATGCACTAGGCGTCGCGCCACTTTACTACGGTCGGAAGGCCGATGGTGCGTTGTGCTTCGCCTCAGAAGTTAAGGCGCTTCTGCCGCTCACCGGCCATATCCAGGAGTTCCTGCCGGGCAGCTTTTACGATGGCGTGCAGACTCAGACGTACTTTCGGTTGACGCAGCAGCCACCTCTCCTGATATCGCCCTCGCGCATGGCCCAGGATCTACGCGGCCACCTGGCCGCGGCCGTGGAACGCCACATCGGCAACGGTGAGGTCGGCGCCTGGCTTTCGGGAGGTCTGGATTCCAGCGCCATGGCCGCCCTGGCCCGCCCGCATGTGGATCGACTGCACACCTTCGCCGCTGGATTGGCTGGCGCACCCGATCTAGCGTACGCGGCCGAGGTGGCTGCATTCATCGACGCGGATCACCATGAGGTCGTGATCACGTTGGACCAGATGCTGGCCGCCTTGCCTGCGGTCATCTACCATCTGGAGTCTTTTGACGCGCTGCTGGTGCGTTCGAGCATCACGAACTACCTCGTAGCGAAAGCCGCCTCCGACTACGTGCCCGCCGTCTTCTCCGGCGAGGGGGGTGATGAGCTGTTTGCAGGTTATGCGTATCTCAAGGCACTCGATCCCGCCAAGCTCCCCGCCGAGCTGATCGACATCATCGGGCGCCTGCACAACACGGCGCTGCAGCGGGTGGACCGCTCCGCGTCGGCGCACGGTACGGTCGCGCATGTCGCCTTCCTCAACCCCGACGTGGTGGCGTACGCGTTGCAGATTCCGGCCGAGTTCAAGCTGCGGGATGGTGTGGAAAAATGGATCCTCCGCCGAGCGTTGGACGGTGCTCTACCCGAACGGGTGCTAAACCGCACCAAGTTCTGGGAGGGCGCCGGCGTAGGTGAGCTGCTGGCCGAGTACGCCGAGGGACGGGTCAGTGACGCTGACTTTCGTGCCCAGCGCGCCCTGGCCAACGGGTGGACGCTGAATACAAAAGAGGAGTTGCTGTACTATCGCATTTTCCGCGAGCATTTCGGTGAGTTGGAGGACCTGGCCTGGATGGGCCGCACCAAAGGCGCGCCCCTGGATACATGA